The proteins below come from a single Chthoniobacterales bacterium genomic window:
- a CDS encoding beta-L-arabinofuranosidase domain-containing protein, with amino-acid sequence MAFPTHTSRLSRIAFLLLALAASAHAEPPAGSAEMVDASHVRLLPGSPFYDRQELHRTGYVGRLDPDRLLFEYRKLAGLPQPAGITAGYGSWDSGFIRGHMAGHYLSAASRMAAATGDDSFRKKAAYLVAELAKCQQALKQDGYLAAFPSVALDWQEGASKNSGGVVVPYYTLHKIMAGLVDAHHYLGNKQALDVALKLSAYLQKRLLSLPPDQIERMFRTDQSRNPQTEFGGMADVLSELYAITGDKKQLELAALFNRPWLIDPLAANEDRLKSLHANTHVAQLAGIARYANLTGDAADLRASENFWAMVTRHHSFAIGGNSYKEWFDAPDVEAGPSINDGKRLPPTTAESCNTQNMLKLTARLIERTPGRAYYADYFERALYNHLLATIAPDTGAMTYFTPLHGDFRTYLDGTHCCVGSGIENTARYNEGIYFQHPGHLWVNLYIPSALDWTAQGLAIKQEGFPPFTDTVRLTVVRAARPAESTLHLRVPGWLSGPVALSINGRPQPATAKPSSYLAVKRVWQTGDVVTLKLPSALRLERAKDVPSMISVFYGPLLLAGRLGHDGMTGDFADKDAYLKLPPAPVPAIINAAANPSDWLTLADASTLTFKTHDVGPASGIVFQPLYAVHHERYSVYWELADAAAMASPTTPAPNASAKEATSVLDRVIIGDTDSERAHDLSAEQSLTGHVANYSWRDAAPNGAFSYVLALPTVPKSTLICTYWGSDRDRTFDIVVNGVVVATQTLEGRQPGKAIEVAYPLPPESLTGQQNLTVRFQGSNQGRVGGLFGLRLEATRP; translated from the coding sequence GTGGCATTCCCCACCCACACCTCCAGGCTCTCGCGAATCGCGTTCCTCCTCCTCGCGCTCGCCGCCTCCGCTCACGCCGAACCGCCCGCCGGCTCCGCCGAGATGGTGGACGCGTCCCACGTGCGGCTGCTCCCCGGCAGTCCCTTCTACGACCGGCAGGAGCTGCATCGCACCGGCTACGTCGGCCGGCTTGATCCCGACCGCCTGCTCTTCGAATACCGCAAGCTGGCCGGCCTGCCCCAACCCGCCGGCATCACCGCCGGCTACGGCAGCTGGGACAGCGGCTTCATCCGGGGACACATGGCCGGCCACTACCTTTCCGCCGCCTCCCGCATGGCCGCCGCCACCGGCGACGACTCCTTTCGCAAAAAAGCCGCCTACCTCGTCGCCGAGCTCGCCAAGTGCCAGCAGGCGTTGAAACAGGACGGCTACCTCGCCGCCTTCCCGTCCGTCGCCCTCGATTGGCAGGAGGGCGCCTCCAAAAACTCGGGCGGCGTGGTCGTGCCCTATTACACGCTCCACAAGATCATGGCCGGCCTCGTGGACGCCCACCACTACCTGGGCAACAAGCAGGCGCTCGACGTTGCCCTGAAGCTTTCGGCCTATCTCCAGAAACGCCTCCTCTCCCTCCCGCCCGACCAGATCGAGCGCATGTTCCGCACCGATCAAAGCCGCAACCCGCAGACCGAATTCGGAGGCATGGCCGACGTGCTCTCCGAACTGTATGCGATCACCGGCGACAAAAAACAGCTCGAACTCGCCGCCCTCTTCAACCGCCCCTGGCTGATCGACCCGCTCGCCGCCAACGAGGACCGCCTGAAATCCCTCCACGCCAACACCCACGTCGCCCAGCTGGCCGGCATCGCCCGCTACGCCAACCTCACCGGTGACGCCGCCGACCTCCGCGCCTCGGAAAACTTTTGGGCAATGGTCACCCGCCACCACTCCTTCGCCATCGGCGGCAACTCATACAAAGAGTGGTTCGACGCCCCCGACGTCGAGGCCGGCCCATCCATCAACGATGGCAAACGCCTCCCGCCCACCACCGCCGAGAGCTGCAACACGCAAAACATGCTGAAGCTCACCGCGCGCCTCATCGAACGCACTCCTGGCCGCGCCTACTACGCCGACTACTTCGAACGCGCCCTCTACAACCACCTCCTCGCCACCATCGCCCCCGACACCGGCGCGATGACTTATTTCACACCCCTGCACGGCGACTTCCGCACCTACCTCGACGGCACCCATTGCTGCGTCGGCTCGGGCATCGAAAACACCGCCCGCTACAACGAAGGCATCTACTTCCAACACCCCGGTCACCTCTGGGTGAATCTCTACATCCCGTCCGCCCTCGACTGGACCGCCCAGGGTCTCGCGATCAAACAGGAGGGTTTCCCTCCATTCACCGACACGGTCCGCCTCACCGTCGTCCGCGCCGCCCGTCCCGCCGAGTCCACGCTGCACCTCCGCGTTCCCGGCTGGTTGTCCGGCCCGGTCGCGCTGTCCATCAATGGACGCCCGCAACCCGCCACCGCCAAGCCCTCCAGCTATCTCGCCGTGAAACGCGTCTGGCAAACCGGCGACGTCGTCACCCTCAAGCTCCCCTCGGCGCTCCGCCTCGAACGCGCCAAGGACGTTCCCTCCATGATCTCCGTTTTCTACGGCCCCCTCCTCCTCGCCGGCCGGCTCGGCCACGACGGCATGACCGGAGATTTCGCCGACAAAGACGCCTACCTCAAACTCCCGCCCGCGCCGGTGCCCGCCATCATCAACGCCGCCGCCAACCCCTCCGATTGGCTGACCCTCGCCGACGCCTCCACGCTCACGTTCAAGACGCACGATGTCGGCCCCGCGTCCGGCATCGTATTCCAGCCGCTCTACGCCGTGCATCACGAACGTTACTCGGTGTATTGGGAACTCGCGGACGCCGCCGCCATGGCATCTCCGACCACGCCCGCGCCGAACGCCTCAGCCAAGGAAGCGACCTCGGTGCTCGACCGTGTCATCATCGGCGACACCGACTCCGAGCGTGCCCACGATCTCTCAGCGGAGCAGAGCCTGACCGGACACGTTGCCAACTACTCTTGGCGCGATGCCGCCCCGAACGGAGCCTTTTCCTACGTCCTCGCGCTCCCGACCGTCCCCAAGTCCACCCTAATCTGCACCTACTGGGGAAGCGACCGCGACCGCACCTTCGATATCGTGGTCAACGGAGTCGTCGTCGCCACGCAGACCCTCGAAGGCCGCCAGCCGGGCAAAGCGATCGAGGTCGCTTATCCCCTTCCGCCCGAGTCGCTCACCGGCCAGCAAAATCTGACCGTGCGCTTCCAAGGCTCGAACCAAGGCCGAGTCGGCGGACTCTTCGGGCTCCGTCTCGAAGCCACCCGCCCTTAA